In Streptomyces sp. NBC_01426, one genomic interval encodes:
- a CDS encoding DUF4232 domain-containing protein, which yields MAALVLSGGALAGAGSAVAADQATPQRAPAAQCKGGQLTVSGTSGTGQARVTVVNKGPKACVLAGFPTVALAGQGSPDRNKPLSVSRTGSAKPVQLAVGGRAASQLTFPPVLGEADGYCASGAKPIAAPTMVVGVAGTKTQIAPSDGGNFAICGNSVRATAFRAA from the coding sequence ATGGCGGCCCTGGTGTTGTCGGGTGGTGCGCTGGCCGGCGCCGGATCGGCCGTGGCGGCCGACCAGGCGACGCCTCAGCGGGCTCCCGCCGCTCAGTGCAAGGGCGGCCAACTGACGGTCAGCGGGACCTCGGGAACCGGTCAGGCGCGGGTCACCGTCGTCAACAAGGGCCCCAAGGCGTGCGTGCTGGCGGGCTTCCCCACCGTCGCACTCGCCGGCCAGGGCTCACCCGACCGGAACAAGCCGCTCAGCGTGTCCCGGACGGGCAGCGCGAAGCCCGTACAACTCGCGGTCGGCGGCCGGGCGGCGTCCCAACTCACCTTCCCGCCGGTCCTCGGCGAGGCCGACGGCTACTGCGCCTCCGGCGCCAAGCCGATCGCCGCACCCACGATGGTCGTCGGCGTCGCCGGCACCAAGACCCAGATCGCCCCGAGTGACGGCGGCAACTTCGCGATCTGCGGCAACAGCGTCCGCGCCACCGCCTTCCGCGCGGCCTGA
- a CDS encoding nuclear transport factor 2 family protein, with protein MSRIEIDLLTAEFFAAFDNRGGKRADVERIRRLLLPGGVIVKTGPEFTVYTVEEFIAPRRALLSDGRLVEFTEWETSERTEIAGDIASRFGEYRKSGIMDGEPFEGGGTKTIQFVRTPEGWRISALSWHDRP; from the coding sequence GTGTCGCGCATAGAGATCGATCTACTGACCGCCGAGTTCTTCGCCGCCTTCGACAACCGGGGTGGCAAGCGCGCCGACGTGGAGCGGATCCGTCGGCTCCTCCTCCCGGGCGGGGTGATCGTGAAGACCGGACCGGAGTTCACCGTCTACACCGTCGAGGAGTTCATCGCACCCCGTCGAGCCCTGCTGTCCGACGGCCGGTTGGTGGAGTTCACGGAGTGGGAAACCTCCGAACGGACCGAGATCGCCGGTGACATCGCGTCACGGTTCGGCGAGTACCGCAAGTCCGGGATCATGGACGGCGAACCGTTCGAGGGTGGCGGAACCAAGACCATTCAGTTCGTGCGCACCCCGGAGGGCTGGCGGATCTCGGCGCTCTCCTGGCACGACCGACCCTGA
- a CDS encoding PPOX class F420-dependent oxidoreductase: MSEALSDDLKKLIDDTPVFATVATIQPDGSPQLSVTWLARDGDDLLISTTVGRRKEANLRRDPRATVIINPPNAPYTYAEVRGTVSLTTEGGQELIDALSRKYTGKEYADFNPASKDDAPRVVLRVTPRKVVGSL; the protein is encoded by the coding sequence GTGTCAGAGGCACTCTCCGACGACCTCAAGAAGCTGATCGACGACACCCCCGTCTTCGCGACGGTGGCCACGATCCAGCCCGACGGCAGCCCGCAGCTCTCCGTCACCTGGTTGGCCCGTGACGGCGACGACCTGTTGATCTCCACCACCGTCGGCCGTCGCAAGGAGGCGAACCTTCGCCGCGACCCGCGGGCCACCGTCATCATCAACCCGCCCAACGCCCCCTACACGTACGCCGAGGTGCGGGGCACCGTCTCCCTCACCACCGAAGGCGGGCAGGAACTGATCGACGCCCTCTCCCGCAAGTACACGGGCAAGGAGTACGCCGATTTCAACCCGGCCTCCAAGGACGACGCCCCGCGCGTGGTCCTCCGCGTGACGCCGCGCAAGGTCGTCGGCTCGCTCTGA
- a CDS encoding cyclopropane-fatty-acyl-phospholipid synthase family protein → MTTSTPRPTTSVRGSAPAHPAPAHPIAAPAPQQRPGEPSLWPDVHRLPPASAARTAVARALLRRAFDRMPLTLRSDASPGGDARAPRGGEPSLVLHDPDAFHRRIGADGLIGFGESYMAGEWDSDDLVGALTVLASHVDALVPAPLAELRRAWIRRRPHAHRNTPVGARRNIQRHYDLSNDLFELFLDPSMTYSSALFTAFPARQESLEDAQHRKIDRLLDLASVGPGTRLLEIGTGWGELALRAAARGADVVTITLSTEQRDLARSRVDAAGHTDRVRVELCDYRDVRGEYDAIVSVEMIEAVGAEYWPAYFDTLRKALAPGGRIALQAITMAHDRMLATAQSHTWISKYIFPGGLIPSREAIRTEAARAGLSVTADHGFGEHYAETLRLWRERFTGHTARVTELGFDHVFQRMWELYLAYSEAGFRSRYLDVRHILLTEGGAH, encoded by the coding sequence ATGACGACCTCGACGCCCCGCCCCACCACCTCCGTCCGCGGCTCCGCGCCCGCTCACCCCGCGCCCGCTCACCCCATCGCGGCCCCCGCCCCGCAGCAGCGACCGGGCGAACCCTCCCTGTGGCCGGACGTCCATCGCCTGCCACCGGCCTCGGCCGCGCGCACGGCCGTGGCCAGGGCCCTGTTGCGTCGCGCGTTCGATCGCATGCCCCTCACCCTCAGGAGCGACGCCTCCCCGGGGGGCGACGCCCGCGCCCCGCGGGGAGGGGAACCCTCGCTCGTCCTGCACGACCCGGACGCCTTCCACCGCCGGATCGGCGCCGACGGACTCATCGGATTCGGCGAGTCCTACATGGCCGGTGAATGGGACAGCGACGATCTCGTCGGGGCCCTGACCGTGCTCGCCTCGCACGTCGACGCACTGGTGCCCGCGCCCTTGGCCGAGCTGCGCCGCGCGTGGATACGTCGCCGCCCCCACGCACACCGCAACACCCCCGTGGGCGCCCGCCGGAACATCCAGCGGCACTACGACCTCTCCAACGACCTCTTCGAACTCTTCCTCGACCCGAGCATGACCTACTCCTCGGCGCTCTTCACCGCGTTCCCGGCCCGGCAGGAATCGCTGGAGGACGCCCAACACCGCAAGATCGACCGCCTGCTCGACCTCGCGTCCGTCGGCCCCGGGACGCGCCTGCTGGAGATCGGCACCGGCTGGGGCGAACTCGCCCTGCGGGCCGCCGCCCGGGGCGCCGACGTCGTGACGATCACGCTCTCCACCGAGCAGCGCGACCTCGCCCGCAGCCGCGTCGACGCCGCCGGCCACACCGACCGCGTCCGCGTCGAACTGTGTGACTACCGCGACGTCCGGGGCGAGTACGACGCCATCGTGAGCGTCGAGATGATCGAGGCCGTCGGCGCCGAGTACTGGCCCGCGTACTTCGACACGCTGCGCAAGGCACTCGCCCCCGGAGGCCGCATCGCGCTCCAGGCCATCACCATGGCCCACGACCGGATGCTCGCCACCGCCCAGAGCCACACCTGGATCAGCAAGTACATCTTCCCCGGCGGCCTCATCCCCTCCCGCGAGGCCATCCGCACCGAGGCGGCGCGGGCGGGCCTGAGCGTCACCGCCGACCACGGATTCGGCGAGCACTACGCCGAAACCCTGAGGCTGTGGCGCGAACGGTTCACCGGCCACACCGCCCGGGTGACGGAACTCGGCTTCGACCACGTCTTCCAGCGCATGTGGGAGCTGTATCTCGCCTACTCCGAGGCCGGGTTCCGCTCCCGCTACCTCGACGTACGGCACATCCTCCTCACGGAGGGCGGCGCCCACTGA